The Camelina sativa cultivar DH55 chromosome 16, Cs, whole genome shotgun sequence sequence CAATTGCACCCTTTTTACCCCTCTTGGATTTGTGGTTGTCGATATGCAAGTAAATAAACATATCTAGCAAAACATGTTTCGAATAAATATGTAGACTTTTTCTTATATCTCAAGaacaaaacatgttttatttgaaaaccaaaaaaaaaaaaattatgtgatcaGTTTTGACTAATATGGCACTAATGACCAATGttttctaaagttttttatttatttatttttggtttctttttataaattccATTTCGATTTGGTTTATATGTCCAACCGTAGTTACACAATGTTATATAGAAAGCATGCTATTTAATTTCTTGTGATGGCAGGTTCCATTTCTATGCTGATGACATGACACGACAAGTAGAAGCTCACCATTTCTGCAGTCACGTGAACGAAGAGATGCGTCAGTGTCTGATCTACGACGGTCCGGATGCAAATGCTCGTCTGATAGGATTGGAGTACATAGTGACAGAGAAGTTGTTCATGACTTTGCCTgacgaagagaagaagcttTGGCACTCGCACGAGTGGGAAGTGAGAAGGGGGTTTCTTGTTCATGCCTGGTGTTCCTGGTGCCATTCAACGTCAAGATCTTGATAAAGTCGCTAAGACTTATGGCAAAGTTTTCCATTTTTGGCAAGTTGATTTGGGCCATGAGCTTCCCCTTGGTTTACCTAATATCATGATGGCTGTTACCCGCGATGGNNNNNNNNNNNNNNNNNNNNNNNNNNNNNNNNNNNNNNNNNNNNNNNNNNNNNNNNNNNNNNNNNNNNNNNNNNNNNNNNNNNNNNNNNNNNNNNNNNNNNNNNNNNNNNNNNNNNNNNNNNNNNNNNNNNNNNNNNNNNNNNNNNNNNNNNNNNNNNNNNNNNNNNNNNNNNNNNNNNNNNNNNNNNNNNNNNNNNNNNNNNNNNNNNNNNNNNNNNNNNNNNNNNNNNNNNNNNNNNNNNNNNNNNNNNNNNNNNNNNNNNNNNNNNNNNNNNNNNNNNNNNNNNNNNNNNNNNNNNNNNNNNNNNNNNNNNNNNNNNNNNNNNNNNNNNNNNNNNNNNNNNNNNNNNNNNNNNNNNNNNNNNNNNNNNNNNNNNNNNNNNNNNNNNNNNNNNNNNNNNNNNNNNNNNNNNNNNNNNNNNNNNNNNNNNNNNNNNNNNNNNNNNNNNNNNNNNNNNNNNNNNNNNNNNNNNNNNNNNNNNNNNNNNNNNNNNNNNNNNNNNNNNNNNNNNNNNNNNNNNNNNNNNNNNNNNNNNNNNNNNNNNNNNNNNNNNNNNNNNNNNNNNNNNNNNNNNNNNNNNNNNNNNNNNNNNNNNNNNNNNNNNNNNNNNNNNNNNNNNNNNNNNNNNNNNNNNNNNNNNNNNNNNNNNNNNNNNNNNNNNNNNNNNNNNNNNNNNNNNNNNNNNNNNNNNNNNNNNNNNNNNNNNNNNNNNNNNNNNNNNNNNNNNNNNNNNNNNNNNNNNNNNNNNNNNNNNNNNNNNNNNNNNNNNNNNNNNNNNNNNNNNNNNNNNNNNNNNNNNNNNNNNNNNNNNNNNNNNNNNNNNNNNNNNNNNNNNNNNNNNNNNNNNNNNNNNNNNNNNNNNNNNNNNNNNNNNNNNNNNNNNNNNNNNNNNNNNNNNNNNNNNNNNNNNNNNNNNNNNNNNNNNNNNNNNNNNNNNNNNNNNNNNNNNNNNNNNNNNNNNNNNNNNNNNNNNNNNNNNNNNNNNNNNNNNNNNNNNNNNNNNNNNNNNNNNNNNNNNNNNNNNNNNNNNNNNNNNNNNNNNNNNNNNNNNNNNNNNNNNNNNNNNNNNNNNNNNNNNNNNNNNNNNNNNNNNNNNNNNNNNNNNNNNNNNNNNNNNNNNNNNNNNNNNNNNNNNNNNNNNNNNNNNNNNNNNNNNNNNNNNNNNNNNNNNNNNNNNNNNNNNNNNNNNNNNNNNNNNNNNNNNNNNNNNNNNNNNNNNNNNNNNNNNNNNNNNNNNNNNNNNNNNNNNNNNNNNNNNNNNNNNNNNNNNNNNNNNNNNNNNNNNNNNNNNNNNNNNNNNNNNNNNNNNNNNNNNNNNNNNNNNNNNNNNNNNaacaaaaaaaaaaaaaaaaaagtacaggaacaagaaaacaagacacTTGAGATATAGTTCGGTTTGctttggtttttactttttaaagaTCTTATTTACATAAGtagtaataaaataagaaagaatataTTACTAGTAAAGATGATTTGGTAtttggaaagaaacaaaaataaacatctTAAATTAAAGTGATTTGCAAAAGTAACCATGAAAAGCACTATATACGTTTAATTAAACACCATAATTTGGCCAACTCAACCTCGAGAGCCATACTACTTTGAGTCTTTGACCCAATATTGATTTTTAGATATACAAAAATCACAGGAAGAAGTTTCTACTTACCTACGTACGTACGCAtatgattataaaaatcaaGAGATTATGAAACTAAATTGAATTTGAATACATCATGACTTTTATCCCCCAATCAAAAATTCCTTTTACAAAACACCAGAAAACAATATCTATTATTAATACAATACATTATTTGCGTGTGACTTTGCgacctttctctctcttttcaattCAACATGGATCATCAAATCAAGAACACCACACAATGATAAAGAACGATAACAATTCATCAGATTCGATCGagagccatcatcatcatcatgatccaTGGAAGCAAAAACCAaccattcttttacttttcctATCTCTTCTCACCATCTCTCTGCTTCTCCTTCATCTCtcccaaaacaaaatcatcctcatcaccaccaccacaacaacaaccacttCCATCTCCGATCAACAAAGCCGTCAAGAACCCTCTGGAGACGACACGTGTCTCGGCCGCTACGTATATATCCACAAGCTACCATCTCGATTCAATCTTGAAATACTTCAAGATTGCCAGTCCATTACAAGACCAAAGGACAAGATCAGTATGTGTAAGTATCTCAAGAACTCAGGATTCGGACCTTTGATTGGTTCTGACTACTACTACTCTCAGAGCTGGTACGCGACTAATCAGTTCATGCTCGAAGTGATTTTTCACGAGAAGATGAAGAGTTACGAGTGTCTCACGAGTGACTCGTCGCTTGCTTCGGCTGTTTATTTACCTTACTATGCTGGTCTTGATTTCCGGCGAAAAATACGGCGGCGTAACGTAGCTGCGAGAGACGCCGCCGGG is a genomic window containing:
- the LOC104753340 gene encoding LOW QUALITY PROTEIN: oil body-associated protein 1B-like (The sequence of the model RefSeq protein was modified relative to this genomic sequence to represent the inferred CDS: deleted 1 base in 1 codon) — encoded protein: MEKAVHSSTTSGPAVPGDATKTGTSIIDTAASAVQSFAPVNKIHQHLCAFHFYADDMTRQVEAHHFCSHVNEEMRQCLIYDGPDANARLIGLEYIVTEKLFMTLPDEEKKLWHSHEWEVRGGFLFMPGVPGAIQRQDLDKVAKTYGKVFHFWQVDLGHELPLGLPNIMMAVTRD